Proteins encoded in a region of the Podarcis muralis chromosome 4, rPodMur119.hap1.1, whole genome shotgun sequence genome:
- the LOC144327390 gene encoding uncharacterized protein LOC144327390 isoform X2, with product MCKLCAGNPHPFRCAAGQRSAPASGHHPGLPGSSAQGAPNPEVLQGGDCQSHSEHPRPLGVLQGLPPEPGPGLRGPPAVEFYETPLQSLCGECDPP from the exons ATGTGCAAACT atgtgctgggaATCCACATCCCTTCCGTTGCG CTGCTGGACAAAGATCAGCTCCAGCTTCTGGGCATCATCCAGGACTGCCAGGCAGCTCGGCTCAGGGGGCTCCGAACCCTGAAGTACTCCAAGGAGGAGACTGCCAAAGCCATTCTG aACATCCTCGGCCACTTGGAGTACTTCAGGGATTGCCccctgagcctggccctggccTTCGAGGCCCTCCTGCAGTTGAG ttTTATGAGACCCCACTTCAGTCCCTCTGTGGTGAGTGTGATCCTCCATAG
- the LOC144327390 gene encoding uncharacterized protein LOC144327390 isoform X1, translating into MFWGQEVRIGPQGLGYPSPVVGLGIQEKTLGKAFQGAQGGTHLSPCPSLCRCAGNPHPFRCAAGQRSAPASGHHPGLPGSSAQGAPNPEVLQGGDCQSHSEHPRPLGVLQGLPPEPGPGLRGPPAVEFYETPLQSLCGECDPP; encoded by the exons ATGTTCTGGGGGCAGGAGGTCAGGATTGGCCCCCAAGGCCTGGGCTATCCTTCTCCTGTAGTAGGACTTGGAAtccaggagaaaactcttggaaaAGCCTTTCAAGGGGCTCAGGGAGGaactcacctgtccccatgtccttcactttgcagatgtgctgggaATCCACATCCCTTCCGTTGCG CTGCTGGACAAAGATCAGCTCCAGCTTCTGGGCATCATCCAGGACTGCCAGGCAGCTCGGCTCAGGGGGCTCCGAACCCTGAAGTACTCCAAGGAGGAGACTGCCAAAGCCATTCTG aACATCCTCGGCCACTTGGAGTACTTCAGGGATTGCCccctgagcctggccctggccTTCGAGGCCCTCCTGCAGTTGAG ttTTATGAGACCCCACTTCAGTCCCTCTGTGGTGAGTGTGATCCTCCATAG